The genomic stretch GGACGGGCGATCAATCCTGCAGTCGCCCCTGCTCCAGCCGCTTCTCGTGCAGAAGCCGGTCCATGATTTCGCCCAGCAGGTAAATCGAGCCCGTGACCAACACCGCGTCGTTCACCCCCCCGACGCCGCAGACCCCCGCGGATGGAAAGAGCGCATCGAGACTCGAGGTCGCGACCGTGCCGGTGAACTCCTCCGGCACGAGCGGACGCAACTCCGCCAGCGAGCACGCTCGCGGTTGATGCGGCACCTCGACCAAATGGATCGTCTCCGCGTATCGCGCCACCACGGGCAGGATAGCCGCCGCCCGCGCCTTCCCCAAAACGCCCACCACGGCGTGCGGCCGTCGTCCCGTGAGCCGCACGAAGCGCGCCAAGTTCTCCGCCAAACACTGCGCGCCCTCGGGATTGTGCGCCGCATCGAAGATCATCTCGCGCCCCGCCACCGCCAGTCGTTGCCAGCGCCCCGGCCAGTCGACGTTTGCGAACGCCCCGCGCGCGACCGACTCCGTCACGGGAAGACGCTCCCTCACGACGCGCAGCGCGAGCAACGCGGTGGCGGCGTTCACCCGCTGGAAGTCGCCCGAGAGATTCGTCTCCGGCAACGACTCCACGTCACTCCCGAAGACTTCGCGGACCGCGTGCACCGTGCACCCGCGCTCCCGGGCGATCTCGCGCACCACCGCTTCCGCGTCGTCCGGCAGCGCACCGATCACGACCGGGCGGCCCGGCTTCACGATGCCGGCCTTCTCCCGCGCGATCATCGCCACGGTGTCGCCGAGCACCTCGGTGTGATCGAGGCTGATGGACGTGATCACCGACACGAGCGGCTGGACCACGTTCGTCGCATCGAGCCGACCACCCAGTCCCACCTCGATGATCCCCACATCCACTTCTCGACGGGCGAAATGCAGAAACGCCATCGCCGTCATGAACTCGAAGAAGCTCGGGTGGTCGTCCGGATCGGCGGCTCCGAGCGCAGCCGCGACCGGTTGTAGCTCGCGCACATAGGCGACGATCTCGTCCTCGGTCAGTCGCGCCCGATTCACCTGCACTCGCTCGCCTTGGTGGACGAGGTGCGGCGACGTGTAGAGCCCCGTACACAAACCCGCGGCGCGAAACGCGGCTTCGAGCATGGCCGCGACCGAGCCCTTGCCGTTCGTGCCCGCCACGTG from Opitutales bacterium ASA1 encodes the following:
- a CDS encoding folylpolyglutamate synthase/dihydrofolate synthase family protein, yielding MASIPTPHSLADYVSVRHYLYGLKHHGAKFGIDRMRLLAARLGDPQRCFPVVHVAGTNGKGSVAAMLEAAFRAAGLCTGLYTSPHLVHQGERVQVNRARLTEDEIVAYVRELQPVAAALGAADPDDHPSFFEFMTAMAFLHFARREVDVGIIEVGLGGRLDATNVVQPLVSVITSISLDHTEVLGDTVAMIAREKAGIVKPGRPVVIGALPDDAEAVVREIARERGCTVHAVREVFGSDVESLPETNLSGDFQRVNAATALLALRVVRERLPVTESVARGAFANVDWPGRWQRLAVAGREMIFDAAHNPEGAQCLAENLARFVRLTGRRPHAVVGVLGKARAAAILPVVARYAETIHLVEVPHQPRACSLAELRPLVPEEFTGTVATSSLDALFPSAGVCGVGGVNDAVLVTGSIYLLGEIMDRLLHEKRLEQGRLQD